A stretch of Ranitomeya variabilis isolate aRanVar5 chromosome 3, aRanVar5.hap1, whole genome shotgun sequence DNA encodes these proteins:
- the LRRC63 gene encoding leucine-rich repeat-containing protein 63 isoform X1 codes for MDGYTRAHPYRGRCLHPLSTVDGALSCACALGAAVLRCQGRLLWTLRTRSGSDSLKVMELPCLPLKCLLEPPKLLRRPLPPKVLPTLNGKRPNSSQKTGSPPCCTQENQPQISLLLRPNHGNNASNDVMEKVDLLTENWILDNEAPTPAASRLHSDDYPLHWNNMGTLSGNHGPHKYAISEQTHNVELMHNGPADFPLKGRHKRRIVNVLPSENESLSYQLPPPEFTFNDIITRTDHHAGNVSDLFKKQTVSKLHYRIMEDNIAKLQQKTQEKVHSVVLSSYHLPEISKRIPPRLQLALEQQQAMIKEEDANLQNLREDSIHQLFKSQRMQNSQTLYNEQSKILESHCEVALLDCLVNGGHALSLKAYFISKLPDLTPLYNSLFYLNLSFNEFWQFPVEVYNLEYLESLKLRNNPIKEIPYGIHKLKRLRTFIVSFCSLSSLPAGLFLLPYLQVLDVSYNNITSIPNDISNLRALEFLNVEGNSLPALPCGALKLKLKHLRVGNNRMHPLFWGENTRIQPQRLLDLAAMSFGKNNMFRYFTAIPCELTHILQNLTVCDCCRGVLSGEGLRFIRPCEKIFGIRKLPFIFHSCSSSCYRSFMCQTESLTHHLYHS; via the exons TAATGGAGCTTCCATGTCTGCCTCTGAAATGTTTATTGGAACCACCAAAGCTCTTGCGTAGACCACTTCCTCCAAAAGTCCTACCTACACTCAATGGAAAACGACCAAACTCAAGCCAAAAGACAG GAAGTCCACCTTGTTGTACACAAGAAAACCAACCACAGATCTCATTGCTGCTAAGACCAAATCATGGAAACAATGCATCCAACGATGTTATGGAAAAGGTGGACCTTCTCACTGAAA ATTGGATTCTTGACAATGAAGCCCCTACCCCGGCTGCAAGTCGATTACACAGTGATGATTACCCATTACACTGGAACAATATGGGCACATTGAGTGGTAACCATGGACCACACAAGTATGCTATCTCCGAGCAAACACACAATGTGGAGTTAATGCACAACGGACCTGCGGACTTTCCATTAAAGGGACGCCACAAACGGCGAATAGTAAATGTTCTGCCAAGTGAGAATGAAAGTCTTTCCTATCAACTTCCGCCTCCAGAATTTACCTTTAATGACATTATCACAAGAACAGATCACCATGCAGGAAACGTAAGTGATTTATTCAAGAAGCAAACAGTCTCCAAATTGCACTACAGGATCATGGAAGACAACATCGCTAAGTTACAGCAGAAAACGCAAGAAAAGGTTCACAGTGTGGTGTTATCATCTTATCACCTGCCTGAGATATCAAAACGAATCCCACCACGACTGCAGCTTGCCCTCG AACAGCAGCAGGCCATGATAAAAGAGGAAGATGCCAACCTGCAAAATCTAA GGGAAGATTCCATTCATCAACTCTTTAAATCACAGAGGATGCAAAATTCTCAAACTTTATATAATGAGCAAAGTAAGATCTTAGAATCTCACTGTGAGGTTGCGCTGCTGGACTGTCTTGTGAATGGAGGACATGCTTTAAGTTTAAAG GCATACTTTATATCCAAGCTTCCAGACCTGACACCTTTGTATAATTCTTTATTTTACCTCAACCTTTCCTTTAATGAATTCTGGCAATTCCCTGTAGAG GTGTACAATCTTGAATATTTGGAATCCCTTAAACTAAGGAACAACCCCATCAAGGAAATCCCATATGGTATTCACAAGCTGAAGAGGCTCCGAACTTTCATTGTATcgttttgttctttgtcatctcttCCTGCTGG GCTGTTCCTACTGCCATATCTGCAGGTGCTGGATGTGTCCTACAATAACATTACTTCAATTCCAAATGACATATCTAATCTCAG GGCGCTGGAGTTCCTAAACGTGGAAGGAAATAGTTTACCTGCATTACCCTGTGGAGCTCTGAAGCTGAAGTTAAAACACCTACGTGTGGGGAATAATCGGATGCACCCTCTGTTCTGGGGGGAAAACACCCGCATTCAACCACAACGTCTGCTGGACTTGGCAGCCATGTCCTTTGGCAAAAACAACATGTTTCGTTATTTCACAGCTATTCCTTGCGAATTGACACACATACTACAGAA CTTAACAGTCTGTGACTGCTGCAGAGGTGTCTTATCAGGGGAAGGACTTCGCTTTATTCGACCTTGTGAGAAAATCTTTGGAATCCGCAAGCTGCCATTTATCTTTCATAGCTGCTCGTCCTCCTGTTACAGAAGTTTTATGTGCCAGACAGAGTCACTTACTCATCATCTCTATCACAGTTAA
- the LRRC63 gene encoding leucine-rich repeat-containing protein 63 isoform X2 — translation METMHPTMLWKRWTFSLKVYWILDNEAPTPAASRLHSDDYPLHWNNMGTLSGNHGPHKYAISEQTHNVELMHNGPADFPLKGRHKRRIVNVLPSENESLSYQLPPPEFTFNDIITRTDHHAGNVSDLFKKQTVSKLHYRIMEDNIAKLQQKTQEKVHSVVLSSYHLPEISKRIPPRLQLALEQQQAMIKEEDANLQNLREDSIHQLFKSQRMQNSQTLYNEQSKILESHCEVALLDCLVNGGHALSLKAYFISKLPDLTPLYNSLFYLNLSFNEFWQFPVEVYNLEYLESLKLRNNPIKEIPYGIHKLKRLRTFIVSFCSLSSLPAGLFLLPYLQVLDVSYNNITSIPNDISNLRALEFLNVEGNSLPALPCGALKLKLKHLRVGNNRMHPLFWGENTRIQPQRLLDLAAMSFGKNNMFRYFTAIPCELTHILQNLTVCDCCRGVLSGEGLRFIRPCEKIFGIRKLPFIFHSCSSSCYRSFMCQTESLTHHLYHS, via the exons ATGGAAACAATGCATCCAACGATGTTATGGAAAAGGTGGACCTTCTCACTGAAAGTAT ATTGGATTCTTGACAATGAAGCCCCTACCCCGGCTGCAAGTCGATTACACAGTGATGATTACCCATTACACTGGAACAATATGGGCACATTGAGTGGTAACCATGGACCACACAAGTATGCTATCTCCGAGCAAACACACAATGTGGAGTTAATGCACAACGGACCTGCGGACTTTCCATTAAAGGGACGCCACAAACGGCGAATAGTAAATGTTCTGCCAAGTGAGAATGAAAGTCTTTCCTATCAACTTCCGCCTCCAGAATTTACCTTTAATGACATTATCACAAGAACAGATCACCATGCAGGAAACGTAAGTGATTTATTCAAGAAGCAAACAGTCTCCAAATTGCACTACAGGATCATGGAAGACAACATCGCTAAGTTACAGCAGAAAACGCAAGAAAAGGTTCACAGTGTGGTGTTATCATCTTATCACCTGCCTGAGATATCAAAACGAATCCCACCACGACTGCAGCTTGCCCTCG AACAGCAGCAGGCCATGATAAAAGAGGAAGATGCCAACCTGCAAAATCTAA GGGAAGATTCCATTCATCAACTCTTTAAATCACAGAGGATGCAAAATTCTCAAACTTTATATAATGAGCAAAGTAAGATCTTAGAATCTCACTGTGAGGTTGCGCTGCTGGACTGTCTTGTGAATGGAGGACATGCTTTAAGTTTAAAG GCATACTTTATATCCAAGCTTCCAGACCTGACACCTTTGTATAATTCTTTATTTTACCTCAACCTTTCCTTTAATGAATTCTGGCAATTCCCTGTAGAG GTGTACAATCTTGAATATTTGGAATCCCTTAAACTAAGGAACAACCCCATCAAGGAAATCCCATATGGTATTCACAAGCTGAAGAGGCTCCGAACTTTCATTGTATcgttttgttctttgtcatctcttCCTGCTGG GCTGTTCCTACTGCCATATCTGCAGGTGCTGGATGTGTCCTACAATAACATTACTTCAATTCCAAATGACATATCTAATCTCAG GGCGCTGGAGTTCCTAAACGTGGAAGGAAATAGTTTACCTGCATTACCCTGTGGAGCTCTGAAGCTGAAGTTAAAACACCTACGTGTGGGGAATAATCGGATGCACCCTCTGTTCTGGGGGGAAAACACCCGCATTCAACCACAACGTCTGCTGGACTTGGCAGCCATGTCCTTTGGCAAAAACAACATGTTTCGTTATTTCACAGCTATTCCTTGCGAATTGACACACATACTACAGAA CTTAACAGTCTGTGACTGCTGCAGAGGTGTCTTATCAGGGGAAGGACTTCGCTTTATTCGACCTTGTGAGAAAATCTTTGGAATCCGCAAGCTGCCATTTATCTTTCATAGCTGCTCGTCCTCCTGTTACAGAAGTTTTATGTGCCAGACAGAGTCACTTACTCATCATCTCTATCACAGTTAA